From Staphylococcus delphini, one genomic window encodes:
- a CDS encoding PTS ascorbate transporter subunit IIC, protein MQIFMNGFTWFSNNILSKPEFFIGIIVFIGYALLKKKLYECFAGFIKATVGYMILAVGAGGLVVTFRPILAGLGERFGLKAAVIDPYFGLNAVDGALKSIGLTTSYTMLALLVGFILNIIVVLLRKYTKIRTLFITGHIMVQQASTVTWIIFLAFPEYRNFVGSILVGIIVGLYWAVGSNLTVGPTQRLTNHSGFAIGHQQMFAIWLVDKIAPKIGNKEKNLDNIKLPKWLSIFHDNIVATGTLMLLFFGTILFILGEDFLRHLDPKKFPETLSFMTYVVSSSLSFAVYLAILMMGVRMFVTELTQSFQGISNKILPGSLPAVDCAASYNFTPQNAILFGFIFGSIGQFLTILGLLVFHSPVLIITGFVPVFFDNATIAVFANKVGGTRAAMVCSFVSGVLQVAIGAVAVVIFQLYKFGGWHGNIDFELIWPGFGALMQHFGLIGYVAIVIILLIIPQLQYRRAKDKAAYDTGFE, encoded by the coding sequence ATGCAAATATTTATGAATGGGTTTACGTGGTTTAGTAACAACATTTTATCTAAACCAGAATTTTTCATAGGCATTATTGTATTCATCGGTTACGCATTATTGAAAAAGAAACTTTATGAATGTTTTGCGGGCTTTATTAAGGCAACAGTGGGTTACATGATTTTAGCAGTAGGTGCTGGGGGATTAGTTGTAACTTTCCGGCCAATCTTGGCAGGATTAGGAGAACGTTTTGGTTTGAAAGCAGCGGTTATAGATCCGTATTTTGGATTGAATGCCGTTGACGGCGCGTTGAAATCGATTGGTTTAACAACGTCTTATACGATGCTTGCTTTATTAGTCGGTTTTATTCTTAATATTATCGTTGTATTGTTGCGTAAATATACGAAAATTAGAACCTTATTTATTACTGGACACATTATGGTACAACAAGCTTCAACGGTGACTTGGATTATTTTCTTAGCTTTTCCAGAATATCGCAACTTTGTTGGATCGATCTTAGTGGGTATTATTGTGGGGCTATATTGGGCTGTAGGTTCAAACTTAACGGTTGGTCCAACACAACGCTTGACGAATCATTCAGGGTTTGCGATTGGTCACCAACAAATGTTTGCGATTTGGTTAGTGGATAAAATTGCGCCTAAGATTGGTAATAAAGAGAAGAACTTGGACAATATTAAACTGCCGAAATGGTTGTCTATTTTCCATGATAATATCGTTGCAACAGGAACATTAATGCTCTTGTTCTTCGGTACGATTTTATTCATCCTCGGTGAAGACTTTTTACGTCACTTAGATCCTAAAAAGTTCCCAGAAACGTTATCTTTTATGACATATGTCGTTTCAAGTTCGTTATCGTTTGCAGTGTATCTGGCTATTTTAATGATGGGTGTACGAATGTTCGTTACCGAGTTAACACAGTCTTTCCAAGGTATTTCTAACAAAATTTTACCAGGTTCACTACCAGCTGTTGACTGTGCCGCATCTTATAACTTTACACCTCAAAATGCGATTTTATTTGGTTTTATTTTTGGTTCGATTGGTCAATTCTTAACGATTCTCGGTCTCTTAGTGTTCCATTCACCAGTGTTAATTATTACCGGATTCGTTCCAGTGTTCTTTGACAATGCCACAATTGCAGTGTTTGCGAATAAAGTCGGCGGAACCCGTGCAGCAATGGTTTGTTCATTTGTTTCAGGGGTCTTACAAGTGGCGATTGGTGCCGTTGCTGTAGTCATTTTCCAACTGTACAAATTTGGCGGATGGCATGGCAATATCGACTTTGAATTAATTTGGCCAGGTTTCGGTGCGTTGATGCAACATTTTGGTTTGATTGGTTACGTGGCGATTGTCATTATCTTATTAATCATTCCACAGTTGCAATATCGTCGCGCTAAAGATAAAGCAGCATATGATACAGGATTCGAATAA
- a CDS encoding PTS sugar transporter subunit IIB, with the protein MLKILAACGNGMGSSMVIKMKIEKCLRELNVSDFVVDYCSVGEAKSQASSYDVVFASKHLIHELEGRTSSKLLGLENLMDDQEIKENLKTVI; encoded by the coding sequence ATGTTAAAAATTTTAGCAGCTTGCGGTAATGGTATGGGAAGTTCGATGGTCATTAAGATGAAAATTGAAAAATGTTTACGCGAATTAAACGTGAGTGATTTTGTTGTTGATTATTGCAGTGTTGGTGAAGCGAAATCTCAAGCCAGTAGTTACGATGTTGTATTTGCGAGCAAACATTTGATTCACGAGTTAGAAGGGCGTACTTCTAGCAAATTGCTCGGTTTAGAAAATTTAATGGATGATCAAGAAATTAAAGAGAACTTAAAAACTGTCATTTAA
- a CDS encoding PTS sugar transporter subunit IIA — protein sequence MLSFKESLITEKSVLLNQHADSWEEAVRIATRPLVESEAVKLEYVDAIIKSTHHYGPYYLLMEGMAMPHARPEDGVNRNAFSLVTFDTPVPFSDGKPAQVFVVLAATSAEIHTSIAIPQIVAVFEIENIIEKLTSATSVEEVFAIIDQADMSQYI from the coding sequence ATGTTATCGTTTAAAGAAAGCTTAATTACAGAAAAATCGGTTTTGTTAAATCAACATGCGGACTCTTGGGAAGAAGCTGTCCGTATCGCCACGCGTCCATTAGTTGAAAGTGAAGCGGTGAAACTAGAATATGTGGATGCCATTATTAAAAGTACGCATCACTATGGGCCGTATTACTTGTTAATGGAAGGGATGGCAATGCCACATGCACGTCCTGAAGATGGTGTGAACAGAAATGCCTTTTCATTAGTCACATTTGATACGCCGGTTCCATTTTCGGATGGCAAGCCTGCACAAGTGTTTGTCGTACTAGCGGCGACGTCTGCAGAAATTCATACAAGTATTGCGATACCTCAAATCGTTGCGGTTTTTGAAATTGAGAACATTATTGAAAAATTAACTTCGGCGACTTCGGTTGAAGAGGTATTCGCCATTATTGATCAAGCTGACATGAGTCAATATATATAA